In Spiroplasma litorale, a single genomic region encodes these proteins:
- a CDS encoding ABC transporter ATP-binding protein, with amino-acid sequence MDGNSNLENLSFVKNSQNLSSKPLRKKKTADEKLYNFMDKKKKLTFLKIVFTYGFKHKKLFFTVIGVVIFSAILVSINSLLINITLNQAQYDYDNKMGKNYNLKWYWWMLITLGDLVLLYICTFIRNSFSIILAVTIEVELRKLTIKRLLEYDISYYSDKKTGKLMTKLVGDTNIVGNEISGLVSWIIQAPLVVIFGTGVLFFVDVYLALISSAAVYLLALIIIIIATSYQKKVTVVREVISDINGDVVDRINAIKLVKSSATRKYEEDRIENLHKPYIKVFKPISRIDGTLLAILIASDVIINLLVISCAALLYGDNNVSYFVAVIIPITTAMTGLTRPLWQIAAIVPGLSRASASSTKIYEVIYKDPILFDNNETGVLFDQEVNKIEFREVKFNYPEKPEINIIPNLNITLEKGKSYAFVGETGSGKSTISKLLLRFYDPTDGCVLINDINLKDFNLKSYLSHVGYVEQEPQIIYGSVYDNVKYGYFDATDEEVHEACKKAQVHNIIMSWPETYNTILGERGLLLSGGQKQRLVIARMLLRNPELLVLDEATSALDNIVEKEIQSQLDELMKGKTTVIIAHRLTTIKNVNKIYVLESGKGIVQEGTYNELVKTPGRFKELHDAANS; translated from the coding sequence ATGGATGGAAATAGTAATTTAGAAAATTTGTCTTTTGTAAAAAATTCTCAAAATCTTTCTAGTAAACCATTAAGAAAGAAAAAAACTGCAGATGAAAAACTATATAATTTCATGGACAAAAAAAAGAAACTTACATTTTTAAAAATTGTTTTCACATATGGGTTCAAACATAAGAAGTTATTTTTTACAGTTATTGGCGTTGTTATATTCAGTGCAATTTTAGTTAGTATTAACTCATTGTTAATTAATATAACATTAAACCAAGCTCAATATGATTATGATAATAAAATGGGAAAAAATTATAATTTAAAATGGTATTGGTGAATGCTAATTACACTTGGGGATTTAGTACTCTTATATATCTGTACTTTTATAAGAAACTCATTTTCAATTATACTTGCTGTTACAATAGAAGTTGAGTTAAGAAAACTAACAATTAAAAGATTACTTGAGTATGACATTTCATACTACTCAGATAAAAAAACAGGTAAACTAATGACAAAATTAGTAGGAGATACAAATATTGTTGGTAATGAAATATCTGGTCTTGTATCATGAATAATTCAAGCTCCACTTGTAGTTATTTTTGGAACAGGTGTTTTATTTTTTGTTGATGTTTATTTAGCATTAATTTCATCTGCTGCAGTATACTTGCTAGCTTTGATAATAATAATTATTGCTACAAGTTATCAAAAAAAAGTTACAGTTGTTAGAGAAGTCATTTCAGATATAAATGGTGATGTTGTTGATAGAATAAATGCTATAAAGTTAGTAAAATCATCTGCAACACGTAAGTATGAAGAAGATAGAATTGAAAATCTTCATAAACCTTATATTAAAGTATTCAAACCAATTTCTAGAATTGATGGAACACTTTTGGCTATTCTAATTGCATCAGATGTAATTATAAATTTATTAGTTATATCTTGTGCAGCTTTGTTATATGGTGATAATAACGTTAGTTACTTTGTTGCTGTAATTATCCCGATAACTACAGCGATGACTGGACTTACAAGACCGCTGTGACAAATAGCAGCAATTGTGCCAGGTCTTTCAAGAGCTTCTGCTTCTTCAACAAAAATATACGAAGTAATATATAAAGATCCGATTTTATTTGATAATAATGAAACCGGAGTATTATTTGATCAAGAAGTTAATAAAATAGAATTTAGAGAAGTGAAATTTAACTACCCTGAAAAACCTGAAATAAATATAATTCCCAACTTAAATATAACTCTAGAAAAAGGTAAGAGTTATGCTTTTGTTGGAGAAACTGGAAGCGGTAAATCAACTATCTCAAAACTTTTACTTAGATTTTATGACCCAACTGATGGTTGTGTTTTGATAAACGATATTAATTTAAAAGATTTTAATCTTAAAAGCTATTTAAGTCACGTTGGATATGTTGAACAAGAGCCACAAATTATTTATGGATCAGTATATGATAATGTTAAATATGGATATTTTGATGCAACTGACGAAGAAGTGCATGAAGCATGTAAAAAAGCGCAAGTTCACAATATAATAATGAGTTGACCAGAAACTTATAATACAATACTTGGTGAAAGAGGATTACTTTTAAGCGGAGGTCAAAAACAGCGTTTGGTAATTGCTAGAATGCTTCTGCGTAATCCAGAATTATTAGTTCTTGATGAAGCTACAAGTGCTCTTGACAATATTGTAGAAAAAGAAATTCAATCTCAACTTGATGAACTAATGAAGGGAAAAACAACAGTAATAATTGCACATAGGTTAACAACAATAAAAAACGTAAATAAAATTTATGTATTAGAATCAGGAAAAGGAATTGTTCAAGAAGGAACATATAATGAACTTGTAAAAACTCCAGGAAGATTTAAAGAACTTCACGATGCTGCAAATTCATAA
- a CDS encoding replication-associated recombination protein A, producing MDKPLSYLLRPNHIEDVIGQSHLLNNDNGLISKMVEKKFATNLIFYGPPGIGKTTLAISLANDLEIEYDFFNASNDKKEKLQKIISNNNQSILIIDEFHRMNKNLQDYLLEYIEKKQIIVFITTTENPYFVINPAVRSRCTIARLEEISVPELIIGIKKILKKIKSNTKYDNEAINEIASRSNGDLRFAINIIENIEKLYSDKKIDKKFIEQLSFISSAKGSSYGDEFHDLKSALQKSIRGSDVDASLHYFSRLLEIGDYETLMRRMIITAYEDIGLANPSIPVRVFNACNAFRQVGMPEGRIILGLAIIEMALSEKSNSSINAIDQALNDVKTGNVPPIPGYLRDNHYNSSSNLNETYNYKYAHDFENDYVEQQYLPDKIKNKKYYIAKTHNLYEKKLIEIYNKFTNKDVKKK from the coding sequence ATGGATAAGCCATTAAGTTATTTATTAAGACCAAATCATATTGAAGATGTAATTGGACAAAGTCACTTGCTCAATAATGATAATGGATTAATTTCAAAAATGGTAGAAAAAAAATTTGCAACTAATTTGATATTTTATGGTCCTCCAGGAATTGGCAAAACAACTCTTGCTATTAGTTTAGCTAATGACTTAGAAATTGAATATGATTTTTTCAATGCATCAAATGATAAAAAAGAAAAACTTCAAAAAATTATAAGCAATAATAATCAATCAATATTAATAATTGACGAATTTCATAGAATGAATAAAAATTTACAAGATTACTTACTTGAATATATTGAAAAAAAACAAATAATAGTTTTTATTACAACTACTGAAAATCCATATTTTGTAATAAATCCAGCTGTAAGAAGTAGATGCACAATTGCAAGATTAGAAGAAATTAGTGTACCAGAATTAATTATTGGAATTAAAAAAATATTAAAAAAAATTAAATCTAATACTAAATATGATAATGAAGCAATAAATGAAATTGCTTCTAGGTCAAATGGAGATTTGAGGTTTGCAATTAATATAATTGAAAATATTGAAAAACTATATAGCGATAAAAAAATTGACAAAAAATTTATTGAGCAATTATCATTTATTTCATCTGCAAAAGGTTCTAGTTATGGAGATGAATTTCATGACCTAAAATCTGCTTTACAAAAATCGATACGAGGTAGTGATGTTGATGCTTCATTACACTATTTTTCTAGATTATTAGAAATAGGAGATTATGAAACTCTAATGAGAAGGATGATAATTACTGCATATGAAGATATTGGACTAGCAAACCCTTCAATACCAGTTCGTGTATTTAATGCTTGTAATGCTTTTAGACAAGTGGGCATGCCAGAAGGTAGAATAATTTTAGGTCTTGCAATAATCGAAATGGCTTTGAGTGAGAAATCAAATTCAAGTATAAACGCAATTGATCAAGCATTAAATGATGTTAAAACTGGGAATGTTCCACCGATCCCTGGATATTTAAGAGATAATCATTATAATTCTTCATCTAATTTAAATGAAACGTATAATTATAAATATGCACATGATTTTGAAAATGATTATGTTGAACAACAATATTTGCCTGATAAAATTAAGAACAAAAAATACTATATAGCTAAAACTCATAATTTATATGAAAAAAAACTAATTGAAATATATAATAAATTTACTAACAAAGATGTCAAAAAGAAATAG